TGGAACCCTGTCCTGAGGTGAGGTTAGAGGACTATTTATAGTCAAAGATCCGTGATTGTTCCCATGACTCTAATGTTATCCAGTGTTAAGAGAGTAAAGACCATAGACGACTGcatgaataattaattcaaCCCTACACTCACATTACTTACATTTAGGCATCTTGCTTTGTTgccttcatgttttatttttggacACAATTCTTTTAGATCAGGAGCAGTGTGGTTTCTTTGGTCATCAACAGGTTTGGGAGAAACGAAGTTTGTCCTGAGTGACAGAGTGAAACAGCACATGTTCAGTAAACATAggtttttttctatttagtctgtatttatacaacaGTTATTCATCCAACACCAGTTTAACCACATGATCAGTTAAAGGTGGATGATTTATTATAAGGTGGAGAACTCATTTCCTTATTGTTTCTTTAACAGAGTAAGATCCCTGTCGGCATCAAGTCTGGGAACTACAACAAGGTGAGACGACAAattaacacaaaatacaaatggCACTGTCGCTTCAGTATCGTACCTTTTATTTAAGGATCGGCACACTGGTCGTTCcttcctctaaccagaaggtcagtggatTGATCCCACTTGTACTTGGGCAAGATTTTGAACCCAAATTGTCTTCTcacagagaaaagtgctgcacatagatgcactgtatgaatgttggtgtgaatgggtgattgtaaaactgtaaagagctttgagtgtcatcaagactaaaaagATCTTtacaaatacagaccatttatataaataaagaccatttatataaatacagaccatttacaaaataaagacCATTTATGTGCGTGTGCTTTCGTTAAATAGAGAGAATGAGCAGCTGCAATCTTTCCAGCACTTTCTGTCTCATCAGCTGactcactgcaacacacacacacacacacacacacacacacacacacacacacacacaggtcttaTCTGTCCTGATAGTTTCCACCTAGAGGTTGAGGACTGAGTGTTTTCTAGCTCTTGGCTCGCAgcctgatgtttgttttgtgatgAACGAGGTGTGTTTGAACATCTGGACTCAGTTGCATCAACCACTGTTTGAGTCTGTGGGacagttttaaaagaaacagGAATATGTGAAGTCTCAGCAGAATTAAAAAATCGGAACCCATGTGGAGCTCGACAGGTTAATCGTGACAAACTCCGcccacactgacacattttatttttataactgGTGACTGTGACTGTGACGCCTCAGAGTTTCACTGCCTCTAAATCAGAGTCATCAAACTGTGACGCCCACGTTCTCTccctgattggttctcatcagtcacatgactcgactaccagcggtgaataCAAAGCATCGCTAACACTTCCTTGTAacagtaacagttccacctcgttgTCGCTtagagaaaataaattcctgctctgacttttcaccatcactgaTACTGAGCTcgtaaatgaaagaaaagaaacttctGTGTCGTGGTTTTGTAAATGCTGGACAGAACCAGGCTAGCTCATGTCCCCTGTTTACAGTGTTTATTCTAAGCTAACCCTCTTTTGCTTCATATTATAAGATGTATCAGTGTTCTAACCCAGCTTTTGTCAAAGGACGTAAGTTTGAAACTGCTCTTCGATATTTGTTTAGCAAAGGAGATGTGTTTTATGAGAAATCATTATCTAGCTACTGCAAGTGTTGTTAGCATGGGCATTAGCATGCTAACCCCCTCCTTCTTTACTCTCTGTCTCCAGTACTCCCAGGCAGCGAACACGATGTCGGACATGACAGAGTGTGAGCAGGCGAAAGAGCTGGGCGCCATCAATAGCACCCTAAGGTGAGAGCGCAGTCGTCCGGTTTTATCTATCAAACATTCTCCAGCGTCTGACTGCTGGTGGTTTCCCAGCGTTCACAACCACGAGCAGCAGACGGAGTGAGAATCTGATAAAACCACTCGGAAGGTTgtgtcaataaaaacaaaggttGTACGTCTGGATATTAAAGTCTAACATGAAACAATATTTCTACTGAGACCTGTGAGATGAAACCAGCATGTAGTTCATCTGTtctgcacatcacacacattttttgtcCTCCGCTGGCGACAcccagtggccagaggcatcCATGTTTTCAGGTTGCCTTCCGTCtatcccattcttgtgaacataaTATCTCAAGAACATCTGCAGGGAATTTATACAGATTGGCATTCTGACCAgttgactcaaagatgaaccgactagatttcagaggtcaaaggtcacggtgacatCAGATGAGTCTGCTCTGGTTGATGGGGGCAAACAATTGCAGGACGATGATTCCAGTTTTCTTCATTAAAGTTTTTGTTATTGTGTATAAAATGAGTCGGTGGACTGTgtggatggtaaaaacattatggaTGATGTAACACACTAAGTTAGAGATCTCATGATTTTATGAGaaatgcaaaaatgttttttggttcattatgaaactgtcaGACTCTGTTATGAGTGGATATTTTTCCTTGTTTCAGTAACCAGAGTAAAGAGGCATTTGCTGACTGGGCGAGACACGACGACGCTCAGGACCACTTCTGTGAGCTGGATGGTGAGGTTATTCCTATTACCTTGAGACACCAGATAAAAACAGTGGGTGGGGGCGTTTATATCAAACATACATATTCTTTGTGAACGCTGAACCGAACAAATCAGTTTACAAATGATGAACGTCAGCGTTGTTCACTCCAGTGAacgcttgtgtgtgttgtgatatgCGAGGTGCGTTCAAGTGAAGCAGTTAGtgagtttgttgaagaacagtagaaacagtgaaaacacagtttcCTCTATGATACACAGCTGCTCAATGAGAATCCCTGACATTTATATCTGACTCCAAACGGTCACTGACTCCGCGTTTTAGATGTCTGCTGATATCTTCCAGGTGCATTCAGGGACTGCTGGAAATGCTAGCGTCCGCTAGCTTTGCCACTTCCTGTAGACTTTTACGAATTTAACATTTGTACAGTGATTAAAAGGAGATTTCAAAATATCGAGATGTGTATCGTGTATGTATATaacataaaaatacagtaaTATTTGTTTTAGGCCATTTTGCCCAGCCCTGTGTTaataataagtgtgtgtgtgtgtgtgtgtgtgtgtgtgtgtgtgtgtgtgtgtgtgtgtgtgtgtgtgtgtgtgtgtgtgtgtgtgtgtgtgtgtgtgtgtgtgtgtgtgtgtgtgtgtgtgtgtgtgtgtgtgtgtgtgtgtgtgtcagatgaaACGTCTCCAGATGCTGAGTACGTTGATCTGCTGCTGAATCCAGAAAGATTCACTGGATATAAAGGTCCTTCAGCTTGGAGAGTGTGGAACAGCATCTACGAGGAAAACTGCTTCaagtgagacacaaacacacacttataaacacacacacttataaacacacacacacatttataaacacacacctataaacacacacacctataaaCACTCTCAcaaattttaataataatttagaaTTAGTTAGAATTTGAAGCTGTGCTAATGATGATTGTGATGATGACattaataaatgtgtgtatgtgttgacaGGCCCAGATCAGTGTACCGACCTCTGAACCCTCTGGCTCCGAGCAGAGGTGAGTCACCAGCTCACAGGGACACCTGGTGGATGGGTGGAGAATGGCACTGACTCTGAGATGTAGATTTCGTCCATCTCTATGGTTCAGAACTCCTTTAGAGGACTGAACATTTTGTGGTTCACACTAGGAGCTGGCGGCGGTTCTCCGTCTTAGTTTACCAGTATTAGGATGAATGTTGTGTGGGGGATATGTAAAGAGTTGACGGCTGACAGAACTTAGCTGCTGCTCAGTTTGATTTTTACAAGGTTGCAGTCTTTACTTCATTGACTTGTTAAATTTGAAGGTTTAAGTCACagtgtgaataaagatggacgacatgacaccagaatttgtcaaagatggtttctgtcattttaggtagttctagtgtgtgtgtgtgtgtatgaatagcTCAGATTTAACAGAGCTTcgttctctttctgttttcaggagatgatgatggtgagtAAGACGACGGACACGTCAAATTCATTTTTAGTTGTGTTGATTAAAAATCCACAAAACGATCCAAAAGTCTCTTCCTGTTGCAGGAGAAGGTTTCTACAAGTGGCTTGAAGGTAAATACACCTCATGTTATTATCCTTCTGATTTTATATgaatgtacaaatgtgtgtgtgtttatttgtatttatatacatatatgtgggtgtgtgtgtgtttacatttcatttcctgtgagTTTAAGCGCAGGGGAAAATTTTCCCCGCAGATTTAAATCCCTGCTCACCCGATGTCTCTCTCCAGGTTTGTGTTTAGAGAAGAGAGTTTTTTACCGACTCATCTCCGGCCTCCACAGCAGCATCAACATCCACCTGTGTGCCGAGCACCTGCTGGACGGTACGGCCATCACTGCAAACAAATATTCACTTCATGTAAACCTGCACACATGTGGAAACCCTGACATGTCAAGGTTTCAAGACAAATATAGATGATATAAACAAGATGTTGTAAAAACTCCTCAGGCAGATTCTTTTTAAATGGacacaaatgttcagttggacCCAAAGACGAACATCAATGATCAAAGTCACAGTGATAATGAAAATCCACTAAATCCTTGAGGCAAAATTCATCATGTGTTAAACTGTTGTGTTTGGTGTTGGACTCCTCAGAGGGCTGGGGCCGCTCAGTCTGGGGCCCGAACGTCCAGGAGTTCCGGCGGCGCTTTGATATGGCCGAGACAAAGGGCGAGGGCACACGGCGTCTGAAGAACCTCTACTTCCTGTACCTGATCGAGCTGCGGGCGCTGTACAAGGTGGCTCCGTACTTTGAGCGTGCCTTCGTCGACCTGTACACTGGAAACACGCAGGAGGACGGAGCCACCAAAGAACTTCTGCTGCAAGTCTTCAACGAGCTCAGGTGACTTGAAACAGATTTAAGTGGAGGAAATGTCAGACCAACAGTTGGTGACACTAAAACACTCAGATTCTCCCACAGTGTTTAACTCATGTCGACACTTGAAACGTCTGAAACGTCTTCACAACAACTTAACAA
This is a stretch of genomic DNA from Paralichthys olivaceus isolate ysfri-2021 chromosome 8, ASM2471397v2, whole genome shotgun sequence. It encodes these proteins:
- the ero1b gene encoding ERO1-like protein beta; this translates as MWRVTLPALGVLLLAWFYGNLVLCWFQHNNVNTRTQHNEHHSGAADSPEQSCFCHLTGDLDDCFCDVESIDVFNNFKIYPRIKKLTERDYFRYYRVNLRRPCPFWPDDGQCSIKDCHVEPCPESKIPVGIKSGNYNKYSQAANTMSDMTECEQAKELGAINSTLSNQSKEAFADWARHDDAQDHFCELDDETSPDAEYVDLLLNPERFTGYKGPSAWRVWNSIYEENCFKPRSVYRPLNPLAPSRGDDDGEGFYKWLEGLCLEKRVFYRLISGLHSSINIHLCAEHLLDEGWGRSVWGPNVQEFRRRFDMAETKGEGTRRLKNLYFLYLIELRALYKVAPYFERAFVDLYTGNTQEDGATKELLLQVFNELRTFPMHFDEKSMFAGNKIEAKTLKEEFRLHFKNISRIMDCVGCSKCRVWGKLQTQGLGTALKILFSEKEIQKLPEHSPSKGFQLTRQEIVALINGFCRLSTSIQQLHGFRLLLENR